In Hippopotamus amphibius kiboko isolate mHipAmp2 chromosome 6, mHipAmp2.hap2, whole genome shotgun sequence, the genomic window TCCTAACGTTCTCTCCCTTCCAGGCATCCGACAGCTTCAGCTGCTTTTGTTGAAAGTGGCATTACTGCTGGGAGTAGAAATTCACTGGGGTGTCACTTTCACTGGCCTTCAGCCCCCTCTCAAAAAGGGTAGGTACTTCTCTGCTCCTGAGAACCCCCATCTGCCAAGGACATCCTGGCCTTGTGGAAGAAAAAGGGCGGGGTTGGGAGCCAGCCGAGTCTCCCTCTCTGGGAGTGTGGCCGTACACAAACCCCACTGAGCCTACTTTTTAACATCTGTAACATGTAAAGTATTTCTTTGCTGACCTACTTTCCATGGCTGCTGTGAAGGTGCAATTTGATAGACAACGTGTCATTGCTTTCTAAACCATAAAGCCCTTTAgacattcatttaattatttaactgGATTGTCCTGAGAATAGAGGGGCCCCTTCAGATTTCCACACCTTTGTGCCACTCACACCCTCTGCCCCAGGGAGTGGTTGGCGTGCccagctccagcccagccccccagcccagcTGGCCAGCTATGAATTTGATGTCCTCATCTCTGCGGCTGGAGGTAAATTCGTCCCTGAAGGTGAGTGATCCCTTCCCTCGAAGGAGCCAGTATCTTGAGCTTCTTGTGGGCCTTTCTAGGCTGTTATACCCCTCGTCCTCCTGCCACTACCCTCATCCCCACCTCTAGGCTTCACAGTGCGGGAAATGCGCGGCAAACTGGCCATTGGCATCACGGCCAACTTTGTGAATGGACGCACTGTGGAAGAGACCCAGGTGCCTGAGATCAGCGGCGTGGCCAGGATCTACAACCAGAGCTTCTTCCAGAGCCTGCTCAAAGCCACAGGTCAGGGCCCCTCTCACAGTGTTTCCCCGCCACGTGCCTGACTTGGCCTggctcctgcctctccctctcagaCCTGTCCACAATCCAAGGAAACCCACATTTTTCCACCTTTGTGGTCTTGGCAGCAAAGAACCTGAGCCCCCAGGGATTCAGCAGGCACAGCCCCACTTGGCCACGCAGCATGACAAGTCTTAGAAATCTCTCACAAAATGCATGGGATTTTGCTTTGTGCTTCTTTACATATGCTTTAatacaaaaacaatataaattcaaaatgaaagtgGTTCTTCCAGAAGATGCCCTATCTTTACGGTGGCTTCGCACTGCCGTGGCCCCTGGAGTGTGCACATCCTAGTTGGAGAAGCCAGGCTGTCCTCTGCAAGCATGTGACCATATGATGCATGTCTCCCAGCTGCCACCCCACCCAAATTTCTCTCTTTGCTCCACATCTTTaggcctcctgggcctgggaCAGATGGTCCATTGTGCCACCAGAACTCATGTGTGGGTGGGGGTGCCCACTGCAGGCTAAGCTGCGATCCCAGCTCGCAGGGGTCAAGCATGTCTGGGATATTTGGAGAGGTGACACATAATAAGGAGGAGACACATCCCCTTGCACCCTGCCCCATTCCCACAGGCATTGACCTGGAGAATATCGTGTACTATAAGGATGACACCCACTACTTTGTGATGACAGCCAAGAAGCAGTGCCTGCTACGGCTGGGGGTGCTGCGTCAGGTGGGGCCTGGGCcccaggcagggaggggctgggtgtGGGCCCTGGGAGGTAGGGGCCAGGCCTGGATGTGGTCTCCCCATGGGTGTGGGGGGATGGCACTTCCCCCACCTCAATAAGCTCTTCTCCTCCGAGACGTACATGGCAGCCTGAATCATATTATGGGCTAAACACTTTATACCAACCACAGGACTGCAcagtgtaagctccatgagggcaggggtttTGTCTGTCTCTTGCTTGCTGACGgttcccagtgcctagaatggCGCCTGCTGTGATGTAGTAAGCACCCtgaaagtatttgctgaatgaactaGTTAAACGCCTACTGTGTGATAGGTGCTGTGTTGAGAGCTTTATGTGCATTTTCTCACCTAATTCACCTGAGTACCTTGAGAGTTTAGGAGTGTTATCTCTAAATGATGGGAAAACAGGCTCTGAGAAGttcagtgacttgtccaaagcAGGTATATGGTAACAGTAATGATACTGGGCACCAGAGGCAGGATggggcccggggcccggggccCCCAGCGGCAGGCTGAGTTGAGGAAGGGGCTTGAGTGTGGGAGGCAGGATGGGGCCCAGGACCCAGGGCCCCCAGCGGCAGGCTGAGTTGAGGAAGGGGCTCGAGTGTGGGAGGCAGGATGTTCAAACTGTACTCCCAGCTCAGCCTTCAACTGCTGTATAGTCTGGGGAAGCCTATTCCTGGGGCCTCAGGATGTGTACCTTCTCCACCTGAGGGGATGGGATGGCCCAGTTGACCCTGCTGGTTCTGATCTATTGGCCACATAGGACTGGCCGGAGACCAACCGGCTGCTGGGCAGCACCAATGTGGTGCCCGAGGCTTTGCAGCGCTTTGCTCGGGCAGCTGCGGACTTTGCCACCAACGGCAAGCTCGGGAAGCTGGAGTTTGCCCAGGACGCCCATGGGCGGCCTGATGTCTCTGCCTTTGACTTCACAAGCATGATGCGGGCTGAGAGCTCTGCTCGGGTGCAGGAGAAGCACGGCGCCCGCCTGTTGCTGGGGCTGGTCGGGGACTGCCTGGTGGAGGTGAGGGGTCAATGTTCCTTGACTGGGGAGGACCTCTCTGGACTCCTTGTAAGGAGCCATAGGGATTCCCTGGTTGGGGGAGGAAGTGGTTTCATGGGAAGGAGGGGGTAAAAAAAGGTTTGCTTATTGTAAGGCGGTGCGGAGGGTGGCTTAATGGTGTCAGGGCCCCTTCTGCTGTGGCCCTGGGGGCATCTGGGCTTGGGCACCCCTGTTGGATCCTCATTGAGCTGTTTCCTGTCCTTCTGACCCTGCAGCCCTTCTGGCCCCTGGGCACTGGAGTGGCCCGGGGCTTCTTGGCAGCCTTTGATGCCGCCTGGATGGTGAAGCGGTGGGCAGAGGGCACTGGGCCCCTAGAGGTGTTGGCAGAGCggtgaggctggaggtggggcggggtggggagggcataGGGTCGGGGATGCTGGGTGAGTAGATGGGGGCAgggtgaaagagaagaaaacaaaggtctGGCAGTTCTTGAGGGGTGGGTGCTGAGGATGCCTGCCCACTTGTGCCCGTCCCCCACTCTTGTTTCCCCAGAGAGAGCTTGTACCAGCTCCTGTCACAGACATCCCCAGAAAACATGCACCGCAATGTGGCCCAGTATGGGCTGGACCCAGCCACACGCTATCCCAACCTGAACCTCCGGGCTGTGAGCCCCAGCCAGGTCAGAACCCCtggcacacccccacccccacccaagacGCCCCAGGTCAGCTCCCCCGCTCCAGGTCCCCCACTCCTGGTCTGCCTAGTCACTGGCCCTCTGGGTGAGTCCCACCCAGGCCGCCCCTCCCCCATGGACTGAGGGTGGGGTGTGGTCCGCCTGCCTAGAGACCTGAAAGGGGCTGCCTTAGGTGCGAGACCTGTATGACGTGGAGGCCAAGGAGCCTGTGCGGAGAATGAATGACAAGACAGACTCGGGAAAGCCCGCCGCTGGTGAGCAGGCCCTCCTCCAGGGCCATGTCCAAAATATTTACCAAGCAGCGAGGCACAGGCACCAGTGATCAGCACAGCTGGAGCCACTGGCAGCTGGAGCACGGTGCTGGAGCGCTGCTGGATGGTGGGGAGGTTGGGGCGTCCCGGAGCGTGCAGGGCAGTGGGGGCTCAGCAGCTGTCTGCCAGCCCCCATGGAGTATCTCCGCACTTCCGCAACCGCTGTTAACGCAGCCGCGGGATGGCAGCCATGCTGCACTGCTCTCAGCTGCTCTGCCcctttctgccttgcagaccccAAATCTGCCTCTCCTTTTAGCCTCTGGGCCTCCCTTGCCCCTCAGTTCATAGCCCGCTGCCTTCTCTGTGGCTAGCAGTGATTTCACCCTATTCATTCCCTACTTTAGTCCCCAAAACactttttcaaatgagaaaattgagatgaAGGAGGTGCTGCTGGCAGTGTTAGGCTGGTGCCAGTATAGGTGGgcccctgcctccacctcccaTATAGACCCCACACCCAGCAGCTGGGCTCTGTTTGCGAGCCACGGGACCTTGAGTACAGCCTCCTCTCCCAGGGTCGGTGGGCACCCAGGAAGAGCTGCTACACTGGTGCCAGGAGCAGACGGCTGGGTACCCAGGTGTCCACGTCACTGACCTGTCTTCCTCCTGGGCTGATGGGCTGGCTCTGTGTGCCCTCGTGCACCGGCTGCAGCCCAGCCTACTGTGAGTCACGAattgggcttggggtgggggagggtcccTTATAGACCATCCCTCTCTTTCatgcctctgcccctccctctccaggcAGCGTGGAAGGGGGGGGGGCTGCTGTGTAGGAGGTAGCACGCTCAGCTGTGTCCCAGCGCCAATAATCCTGTTCTAGTCACTTCCCTTCCCTAGAGAGAGcattcctgcctgcctgcccgcccACGAGCATCACATGCATTCAGTAGGGAGTTTTGTGAGTGGTAGAAACCCCCCAAGGCCAGAAGCCATTATCCTTAGGGGGTGGTGGGGTGTGTAGCGGACAGAATAAAAACCCTTTATGCCCTCTCTTCCCTGTCCCGATGTCCCTCcccttctgccctctgccccttgcATGGGGCAGGTTCTGGGCTGCCATCGGCCTCTCTCCCCGATGCCCCACAGGGAGCCCTCAGgcctgcagggagtgggggctctGGAGGCCACTTCTTGGGCGCTGAGGATGGCAGAGCACGAGCTGGGCATCGCACCGGTGGTGTCCGCCCAGGCCATGGTGGCAGGGAGTGACCCACTGGGCCTTATCGCTTACCTCAGCCACTTCCATAGTGCCTTCAGGAGCAcacctcacaacccaggtgacctgGAGGGCAGGCGGGCGGgacagggtggggcggggggagggtgtgtgtgagagagagggaaggagagggagagagtgcgCCCTCTAAGGGACAGCCTGGGAGAGGTGTCCTTTATTCTGCTGGGCCGGCGCATTACCTGTCTGTTCTGGGGGTACAGTGTCAGCCCCCCATCTACCCTGATTCTCCCAGCAGGCCCAGTCAGCCACGGCTCCATGGGCACTGCCAGCGCTGTGCTGTTCCTTGGCAAACTGCAGAGGACCCTGCAACGGACGCGGGCCCAGGTGGGGAGTCTggatggggctgggctgggcagtggGCTCCTTGTGGGGAATCCCTGGGGTGATGAGGATTATGTTCAGAGTAGGGGAAGGGGAGAACTGGGGGCTCAGAGCCCATGCTCAGAATAAGGGACTTGTTGCAGGAAAATGGGGAGGATGCTGGTGGCAAGAAGCCTCGCCTGGAGGTAATGCACACAGGGGCTGGACAGTCCCTTCCCCGAGATACCCTTTCCCATGGCCTGTCCCCCCAGGTCTTGCTCGACACCCCAGCTCCTTGCAACCCCCTAGTCCAGTTGTGCTTTCTAGTCTCACTCCCTCTCACTCCTTTCTCTTCATCTGCACACACAGACTCCCCAGCTGGTCCTGCCCATTATCTCTGGGCCTGAGCACTTACCTTTTCAGGTAGAGGCTGAGACCCCAAGTACTGAGGAGCCACCTGTCCCAGAGCCAGATGTACTAGTGACACCCCCATCCCAACACCAGGAGGTGAGAACAGAGGCCCTGTCTGCAGGCAGAGGcctgggaagggcagggaggggtgtTTCAGGGGAAGGGAAAAACAATGGCAGCTGGCTTTGATCCAGCTGACCTGTGGCCTGGGGGTCGGTGCAGGCCAGCACGGAGGATCTGTGTGCACTCTGTGGGGAACACCTCTATATCCTGGAACGCCTCTGCGCCAACGGCCGTTTCTTCCACCGGAGCTGCTTCTGCTGCCACACCTGTGAGGCCACATTATGGCCAGGAGGCTATGGGCAGCACCCAGGAGACGGTGAGTGGGCCTGGGAGGCATTCAGAGGGACTCTGGGTCTGGCCCTGCCTGGGGGGGCCAGGAGCTTGAAGGTGGAGGGGAACCGGGGTGCTTGGCCTGAGGTGGGAACAGGCTGAAGATGACACTTTCTTCTCCTGAGCtccatctcctctctcccctccaaagCCCCAAATGTAGGGTTCTGAGAAACCAGGAGGCTGGTAGAAATTCATCAGCAAATGCAGAGTCCTGTCACCCCCACCTTCCCTGACAAACTGAGTGTCTGGTCATTGGGCTGCCTACACCTgacacctcctcccctccttcccaggaCATTTCTACTGCCTCCAGCACCTGCCCCAGCCAGGCCACAAAGCGGACAGCAGCGACACAAGCCCTGAGAGTCAGGTAGAAGCTGCGCAAGTGTGTGATGGGGGGTGAGAAAGCGCAAATGGCTCTCCAAGCCCAGCAGACGTTGCTGGGATAACCGGATGTCCGCCACTAGAGTGTAAACTACATGATGGCAGGGATCTTTGTCTTGTTGTACTTATTGATGTATCCCAAGTATCTAAAACACTGACTGACACTGTTcagtaaaaggaaaatgaatgaatgccagGACCCACATTTGTCTCAAGGGGCAGCCTCCGCGCACACTGGGCAGGTCACTGACCAGAGCATACGGTGGCTCTTCTAGGACCTTCCCACACAGAGTGAGGATAATATGCCATCATGCCCCTCAACTCCCATGGCCCCCCAGGAGGGGACCAGTCCTGTCCCAAGCCCCAGCCAGCCCACCCGTCGGCTGATCCGCCTCTCCAGCCCAGAACGCCAGCGGTTGTCCTCCCTTCATCTCACCCCTGACCCGGAAATGGAGCCTCCACCCAAGCCCCCCCGAAGCTGTAACGCCTTGGCCCACCAGGCCCTGGAGGAAAGCTTTGTGGGCTGGGGAGTGCCAGTCCAGAGCCCTCAAGGTAGCTGCTGGCCCAGGGTGGAGATGGGGTGGGTGGTATTTGGATTCTTGGACAGGGATGTGGAGAATGGGGAGGGAGGTCGTGCGGATTCCAGCCCATGTCCACTTCTCTGCTCAGCTCTTGTGgccatggaggaggaggaagaagacagtCCCTGTTCCAGtgaagaggaagcagaggaagaggaagatgtgCCTTTGGACTTAAACATGGAACAGGTAAGTGGAAGGAACTGGCCACCTATTCTGCCCAAGCCAGCACACATCCACAAAATATATCCTGCCCCCTGCCCAGGAGAAACCCACAGCACCGAGCCTCTTCTGAGCCCCCGTGTCTCTGAATGTCTTCTCACCGAGTCTGATTCTTTCATGTCTCTAAGCCTCCACCTTTCTATCAGAACTTACCCCACTTCCAGCCCAGGGTCTGTCTGCTCCCTTTCAAATGAAGCTTTCCCAACCCCTATCCACCTGACTCTGCCATAGGCTCTGCAGAACTTGGCTAAGAACTCAGGCACCATGAACAATCACCCAACGTGGCGTCGGACTCTGCTGCGCCGTGCTAAGGAGGAGGTGATGAAGCGGTTCTGCAAGGCTCAGGTACGGCCTAGGGGTGCCTAGAGTTTCTGATGGGATCAGAGTTCTGAGGCTGAGGATCAGAGCTCCTCCGGGACAATGTTCTTGAGCAATCCGCAGACTCCTGGGCCCCCCATCTTGTACTCCTCAGGCCATCCAACGGCGACAAAATGAGATCGAGGCTGCTCTGAGGGAGCTGGAGGCCAAGGGCGTGGAGCTGGAGCTGGCTTTGAGGAGCCAGAGCAGTGAGTGAAGACGGGAGGGATAAGTGAGGACACCTCTGCCTCCTGGCCTTGTGTTCCACCCCCAGCAACCCCCCAAACCACCAGGCTCTGGCCCACAGCAGGCTCTACTCCTCATGCCATGATTCCTATGACCCTGGTTGGAGGCCTGACTggcccctcttcttccttcttatcAGGTTCCCCTGACCAGCAAAAGGCACTATGGCTAGAACAGCTGCTACATCTCGTTCAGAAGAAAAACAGCCTGGTGGCCGAGGAGGCTGAGCTCATGATCACGTGAGGGGTGTCAGGGTGAGGGAGCGGGGGACAGTGGCATGTGAGCCAGACCTCAGCCACCCTAGACACCTGTGCCTTTTCTCTCCCTGTCCTCCACAGGGTGCAGGAGCTGAACTTGGAGGAGAAACAGAGGCAGCTGGACCAAGAACTACGAGCCTACATGAACCGGGAAGGTGGGTGTGATGTGAGGAGAGGCTGATACCTGCACAAGCCTCGTGATCTCAGATACTGCCCAGGCAACAGTCCTCTAGTCTGAGCACCTCTGAGCCTGAACTGCCCCCTGAACTGGACGAAGCCAGAGGATAGGGCTTTAAGCCCCCACTCTGTGCCATCAGTTCAATCACAGCTGCACAACTGGGCTTTTATGCAAGACTTCCTTTAAAAATGGTGTTGGTGCTAAACAATGCTAGAAAACCATTAATGTTGATACACCAAATTCAGAGTGGGAGACAGCTGGGGTTGTAGAGGTCACACAGGCTGGGATTAGATGGTGCCTCTCCTGCCGCCCTGCCCCATTCTGTTCTCTAAGCTTCATCTCCTCCCATCAGAAACCCTAAAGACAGATGCAGATCGGCAGGCCGAGGACCAGGTCCTGAGGAAGCTAGTGGACGTGGTGAACCAGCGAGATGCCCTCATCCGCTTCCAGGAGGAGCGCAGGCTCAGCGAGTTGGCTTCAGGGCCAGGGGCCCACGGCTAGAAGAGGCGAGGCTGCCTGTCTTCTCTTCTGTAAGGATGACCACCTCATCCCAGGATGGTGCCATCTGGGCTGCCTGGGAGAGGGCCTCACTGTTTATAGTAAAAAAGTTTCTGCCATAAACAGGACTTTGGCTGTCtacaggtgggaggtgggggagtgtGCAAGGAGGGCAGATGTGTAGGAGACTGAAGGTCAACACTGTGACAATCACACTGACCCTTGGCCTCAATCACTGCCTTTACAAGGAAAAAGGCAGAGCCACAAAAGTGTCACGCTTTATTGTTCCTCAGCTCTGtccccctcctgctgccccagaAACAGGGCTGGCTGGGACTCTGGGCCCAGGTTCTGGGCCTCCCGTGCCCTTCCCAGCACATGCTGGAGCTCAGCGCGGGCCCTACACAAGCCCTTGGCCTCCTGCATGTGGAAGAGATAGAATGCACCCACCCCCAGCACCAGTCCTACATTGGGGGTCCAGAGCAGTATAGCAACTTCCCTGACCCCTCCTCCAGCCGCCAGGACACACAGCAACGCCAGGAGAAGAAGCCCTAGACCAATCACATAGCCAGCAATAGTGGCCCACCAGCGAGCTTGAGCCATGCCCTGGTCCAGTTCTGTCCAGGCCTCCCTTAGCACACTGATCAACGGTGACCTCTCTGTTGGTCCTAGAACAAGGCAgagcagtggggagggagagtgAGGGTCTGCGTGAAGGGGCTGCCTTGTCAGGAAGGGGCAAGGAAAAGGATGGGGATGACTCAccatgggtggggctggggttttGCTGGGGGGGGCTGTGTCTCACACACAGAGTAGCCATCAGGGCCTCATGATCAGAGAGTGGGGTGCCGCTGTGAGGGTCACGGCCTGTAGTAGTTCTGAGAGTCTTACAGGAGATGTGTAGTCCAGACACCACCTAGGAAAAGGGCCAGAGAGAAACCTCTATTTGAGAGCCTCTTTCCCAGAGAACCAGTTCCTGGCTGTCCCATTCTTCGGTCGCCAGGGACGTAAGACGAGACTAGCTGAACAAAGCATCAGCACGGGCTGGagagagatgaagagacaggCGGGGGACGGTATGCTGTGGGGAGAGCTCTGACCTTATAAAGCACGTAGTCGATGCGGATGCCCAAGGGAAActgctccagctcctgctggctgacATAGCAGTTCTCGGGTACCATCGTACAGCCTTCTTCAGGGCCCTAGGTGAACAGTGGGTTAGGAGGAGGGAGATGGCTGGGGGTGTAGGTGGGGAAATAATCAGGCAGGTCCTCACCTTGAAGTCCCGGGTCTCCAGATAGGCATCATGCAGTCCCGTACACTCCTTCAGCAGGCGGAAGCCCAGGTCTTTTGGGTGCAAGTTGAGGTCCCCACACAATAGAACCACGTCAGCCTTCTTGGATGTGTGGCTGGAGGAAGCAAGATGGTGAGGCAGCCATCCTTCCCTCAACAGCTCTGCCCTAGAAGTGGGGCCTTAGCCACCCCTCAGTCCCTG contains:
- the SMPD2 gene encoding sphingomyelin phosphodiesterase 2 isoform X2 — translated: MKPTFSLRLRVFNLNCWGIPYLSRHRADRVKRLGDFLNMESFDLALLEEVWSEQDFQYLRHKLLPTYPAAHYFRSGIIGSGLCVFSKHPIQEFTQHVFTLNGYPYMLHAEYNRQKDIYLSHRVAQAWELAQFIHHTSKKADVVLLCGDLNLHPKDLGFRLLKECTGLHDAYLETRDFKGPEEGCTMVPENCYVSQQELEQFPLGIRIDYVLYKVVSGLHISCKTLRTTTGRDPHSGTPLSDHEALMATLCVRHSPPQQNPSPTHGPTERSPLISVLREAWTELDQGMAQARWWATIAGYVIGLGLLLLALLCVLAAGGGVREVAILLWTPNVGLVLGVGAFYLFHMQEAKGLCRARAELQHVLGRAREAQNLGPESQPALFLGQQEGDRAEEQ
- the SMPD2 gene encoding sphingomyelin phosphodiesterase 2 isoform X1 — its product is MKPTFSLRLRVFNLNCWGIPYLSRHRADRVKRLGDFLNMESFDLALLEEVWSEQDFQYLRHKLLPTYPAAHYFRSGIIGSGLCVFSKHPIQEFTQHVFTLNGYPYMIHHGDWFCGKAVGLLVLHLSGLVLNAYVTHLHAEYNRQKDIYLSHRVAQAWELAQFIHHTSKKADVVLLCGDLNLHPKDLGFRLLKECTGLHDAYLETRDFKGPEEGCTMVPENCYVSQQELEQFPLGIRIDYVLYKVVSGLHISCKTLRTTTGRDPHSGTPLSDHEALMATLCVRHSPPQQNPSPTHGPTERSPLISVLREAWTELDQGMAQARWWATIAGYVIGLGLLLLALLCVLAAGGGVREVAILLWTPNVGLVLGVGAFYLFHMQEAKGLCRARAELQHVLGRAREAQNLGPESQPALFLGQQEGDRAEEQ